The following DNA comes from Amycolatopsis solani.
TTCGCGCTGGCCACGGGCGAGCGCGAGCTCCCGGAGGCGAGCGGCCCGTTCGGCGCGGCGGCCCGCCCGGTGGCGCTGGACGCGCTGTGCTCGGCGGCGGCGCGGGTGTTCGCCCGGGCGATGGTGCACGGCCTGCTGGCGGCGACGACCGCGGGCGGGGTGCCGGCTTACCGGGACGTGTGGCCGGAGGCGTTCGGCTGAGTCGCCGCTGTGCTCCTGAGCACAGCATCTCAGGATATGGATCGCTTGTGTCCACGACCTAAGATGTCGATGTGCTCCGGATTCGCCGTGAACTCGTCGACGAGATCGTCGCCCACGCCCGCCGTGACCACCCCGACGAGGCGTGCGGGGTGATCGCCGGGCCCGAAGGCTCGGATTCGCCCGAGCGGTTCATCCCCATGCTGAACGCGGCCCGCTCGCCGACGTTCTACGAATTCGACTCCGCCGACCTGCTGAAGCTCTACCGCGAGCTGGACGCGAACGACGAAGCGCCGGTGGTCATCTACCACTCGCACACCGCGACCGAGGCGTACCCGTCGCGGACCGACGCGAACATCGCGGCCGAGCCCGGCGCGCACTACGTGCTCGTCTCCACCCGCGACCCCGAAGTGCACGAGTTCCGGTCGTACCGGATCGTGGACGCCGAGATCACCGAGGAGCCGGTCGAGATCATCGACTGACGACCGGAACAAAGCGCGCGCCGAGTGCGTCTGCGTCTAGGAAACCACCGGAGGTAAGAACCCATGGCCGTGACCGTCTCCATCCCGACGATCCTGCGCACCCACACCGGCGGCGAGAAGTCCGTCGAGGCGAAGGGCGCGACCGTGCTCGAGGTCATCGACGACGTCGAGTCCCGCCACGCCGGCATCAAGGGCCGCCTGGTCAAGGAGGAGAAGCTGCACCGCTTCATCAACGTCTACGTCAACGACGAGGACGTGCGCTTCGCCGGCGGGCTCGAGGCCGAGGTCAAGGACGGCGACACCCTGACCATCCTGCCCGCCGTGGCCGGTGGCTGATCGATGGCTCGCTTCGAGTCCCTGCTCGACGCGCTCGGCGGCACCCCGCTGGTCGGGCTGCCCCGGCTCTCGCCGACGCACGACGTGCGCCTCTGGGCGAAGCTGGAGGACCGCAACCCGACCGGCTCGATCAAGGACCGCCCCGCGCTGGCCATGATCGAGGCCGCCGAGCGCGAGGGCAAGCTCCGGCGCGGCTCCACGATCCTGGAGCCGACGTCGGGCAACACCGGCATCGCGCTGGCCATGGCCGCCAAGCTCAAGGGCTACGGGCTGGTCTG
Coding sequences within:
- a CDS encoding M67 family metallopeptidase, whose translation is MLRIRRELVDEIVAHARRDHPDEACGVIAGPEGSDSPERFIPMLNAARSPTFYEFDSADLLKLYRELDANDEAPVVIYHSHTATEAYPSRTDANIAAEPGAHYVLVSTRDPEVHEFRSYRIVDAEITEEPVEIID
- a CDS encoding MoaD/ThiS family protein, with product MAVTVSIPTILRTHTGGEKSVEAKGATVLEVIDDVESRHAGIKGRLVKEEKLHRFINVYVNDEDVRFAGGLEAEVKDGDTLTILPAVAGG